The following proteins come from a genomic window of Paenibacillus swuensis:
- the recG gene encoding ATP-dependent DNA helicase RecG: protein MVKLATVPVSQVAGIGAQKVKELESFGIRSVLDLLEYFPFRYEDYRLRELSEVKDGEKVTVAGTIYSEAVYQRYGKKSRTSCRVMIDSTLVTAVWFNRPYLKDKLTPGIEIQLTGKWDMKRLQVTVSESEFPGNGGPAQSGTVQPVYSVGGTLTQKWMRKSITQALKQFGEIIEEVIPEFIMKSNHFMPRKEAIRIIHTPADTAEGKQARRRLVYEELFLFQLKLQAFRTLNRSRADGLVHGYDNEELRAFIQSLPFELTEAQKKVIAEIIRDLRQPYCMNRLLQGDVGAGKTIVAAVALFAAVKSGYQGALMVPTEILAEQHSRSLQKLFEPFGVQVGLLTGSVTAARRRDTLASLQMGLIDIIIGTHALIQEDVYYRNLGLVVTDEQHRFGVNQRSILRRKGMNPDVLTMTATPIPRTLAISAFGDMDVSTIRELPKGRKPIETYWVKHDKLERVLTFIRKEVSQGRQAYVICPLIEESDKLEYQNTLDVHAQMQHAFPDLKVGLLHGRMPSGEKDETMRLFSTGETHLLVSTTVIEVGVDVPNATLMVIYDAERFGLSQLHQLRGRVGRGAHQSYCILMADPKSEVGKERMKVMTETNDGFEIARRDLELRGPGDFFGTKQSGIPDFRLADLSVDFEVLEQARDDTAELVAQEDFWTAAPYVALRHYLQREQIFQGELMD, encoded by the coding sequence ATGGTGAAACTTGCTACGGTCCCTGTCAGTCAAGTCGCCGGTATTGGCGCGCAGAAAGTGAAGGAGCTAGAGTCTTTCGGGATCCGGTCGGTATTGGATTTGTTGGAGTACTTCCCGTTTCGGTATGAAGACTATAGGCTGCGTGAACTCTCGGAAGTGAAAGACGGGGAGAAAGTGACCGTAGCCGGGACTATTTATTCGGAAGCTGTATACCAGCGTTATGGAAAGAAGTCCCGAACTTCCTGCAGAGTTATGATTGACTCAACGTTGGTTACCGCAGTGTGGTTCAATCGCCCTTATCTTAAAGATAAGTTAACCCCAGGCATTGAAATACAGCTAACAGGCAAATGGGATATGAAAAGGCTGCAAGTGACGGTTTCGGAATCGGAATTCCCCGGCAACGGGGGACCGGCCCAATCCGGAACCGTGCAGCCTGTTTATTCTGTGGGAGGTACCCTTACGCAGAAGTGGATGCGGAAGTCCATCACCCAGGCGTTAAAGCAGTTCGGTGAAATCATTGAAGAAGTCATACCTGAGTTCATCATGAAGAGCAATCATTTCATGCCGCGTAAAGAGGCCATTCGCATTATTCATACACCTGCCGACACGGCGGAGGGAAAGCAAGCGCGAAGAAGGCTGGTTTATGAGGAACTGTTCCTGTTCCAGCTGAAGCTGCAGGCTTTTCGAACGCTAAACCGGAGCCGCGCGGATGGTTTGGTCCACGGCTATGACAATGAAGAGTTGCGCGCTTTTATTCAATCCCTCCCTTTTGAACTAACGGAAGCTCAAAAGAAGGTGATTGCCGAAATTATACGTGATCTTCGTCAGCCATACTGCATGAACCGGCTTCTTCAAGGGGATGTGGGGGCTGGGAAAACGATTGTCGCGGCCGTGGCTCTATTCGCAGCCGTTAAATCCGGCTACCAAGGCGCGCTCATGGTACCTACGGAAATTCTGGCTGAGCAACATTCGCGTTCGTTGCAGAAGCTTTTTGAACCCTTCGGTGTACAGGTAGGCTTACTGACCGGTTCCGTGACCGCGGCGCGGCGTCGGGATACATTGGCGTCACTGCAGATGGGCCTGATTGACATCATTATAGGTACTCATGCCTTGATTCAAGAAGATGTGTATTACCGCAATCTAGGTTTGGTTGTAACCGATGAGCAACACCGGTTCGGTGTAAATCAACGGAGCATTTTGCGCCGTAAAGGGATGAATCCCGATGTTCTCACCATGACGGCAACGCCGATTCCCCGCACATTGGCCATCAGCGCGTTTGGGGATATGGATGTGTCCACCATTCGAGAATTGCCCAAAGGTCGCAAACCCATCGAAACTTACTGGGTCAAGCATGACAAGCTGGAGCGGGTATTAACCTTTATCCGTAAGGAAGTATCGCAGGGACGGCAAGCTTACGTCATTTGCCCGCTTATAGAAGAATCGGATAAGCTTGAATACCAGAATACTTTGGATGTCCATGCGCAAATGCAACATGCCTTTCCGGATCTGAAAGTGGGACTGCTCCACGGCCGGATGCCCTCTGGGGAAAAGGATGAGACGATGCGCTTGTTCAGTACGGGCGAGACGCATTTGCTTGTGTCCACTACGGTAATTGAAGTAGGTGTGGATGTACCCAATGCGACGTTGATGGTCATTTATGACGCGGAACGGTTTGGCTTATCCCAACTTCACCAACTAAGAGGACGAGTTGGACGGGGAGCCCATCAGTCGTACTGTATTCTGATGGCGGACCCCAAATCCGAAGTAGGCAAAGAGCGGATGAAGGTCATGACCGAGACGAACGACGGCTTCGAAATTGCGCGGCGCGATTTAGAACTGCGCGGCCCCGGTGATTTCTTTGGCACAAAACAAAGCGGCATTCCCGATTTCCGGTTGGCTGATCTTTCCGTAGACTTTGAAGTGCTGGAACAAGCCCGGGACGACACGGCGGAGCTGGTGGCGCAAGAGGATTTCTGGACGGCCGCCCCTTACGTTGCCCTGAGGCATTATTTACAACGGGAGCAAATTTTTCAAGGGGAGTTAATGGATTAA
- a CDS encoding stage VI sporulation protein F: MSYIKYGISPDFVERVKLKMKNPLVKDRVGAVLDGVTKSDLQDRVKVKRLLGKVAAVLGEKLTSQQEENLIQFVLAQKIDPKNTFHLLKLWGMFR, translated from the coding sequence ATGAGTTACATTAAATACGGAATCTCACCTGATTTCGTGGAACGTGTAAAGTTGAAAATGAAAAATCCGCTCGTCAAAGATCGTGTAGGTGCCGTGTTGGACGGTGTGACCAAATCAGACCTGCAAGACCGCGTGAAAGTAAAACGTTTACTTGGAAAAGTGGCTGCGGTTCTCGGAGAGAAATTGACTTCGCAACAAGAAGAGAATTTAATTCAGTTTGTGCTTGCGCAGAAAATAGATCCGAAGAACACATTTCATCTGCTAAAGCTATGGGGTATGTTCCGTTAA